The Micromonospora krabiensis genome window below encodes:
- a CDS encoding TraR/DksA family transcriptional regulator, which translates to MLVHDTVGTARSQAETDQIRQSLQTRYDELSAEYEQAVLQSQVLRLVEVGDTAGDDQADSGTKTAERDTAQSLLRTILDRRAQYEHALTRLDEGTYGFCEGCTKPIPVERLEIFPSATTCVSCKQTRERRAA; encoded by the coding sequence ATGCTCGTCCATGACACGGTCGGAACGGCCCGTTCGCAGGCGGAGACCGACCAGATCCGGCAGTCCCTGCAGACGCGTTACGACGAGCTGTCGGCCGAGTACGAGCAGGCCGTGCTGCAGAGCCAGGTGCTGCGGCTGGTGGAGGTCGGCGACACCGCCGGCGACGACCAGGCCGACAGCGGTACGAAGACCGCGGAGCGCGACACCGCCCAGTCCCTGCTGCGCACGATCCTCGACCGCCGCGCCCAGTACGAGCACGCGCTGACCCGGCTCGACGAGGGCACCTACGGCTTCTGCGAGGGCTGCACGAAGCCCATCCCCGTCGAGCGTCTGGAGATCTTCCCCTCCGCCACGACGTGCGTGTCCTGCAAGCAGACCCGCGAACGTCGGGCGGCCTGA
- a CDS encoding DUF72 domain-containing protein: MRGMILVGTSGWQYRDWRDRFYPAGLPQRRWLEHYAERFATVEVNNAFYRLPERDTFAAWRARTPDDFCVAVKMSRYLTHVKRLREPAEPVARFLDRATALGDRLGPVLVQLPPNLRADVPALDATLRLFPERVRVAVEPRHPSWWTAETRAVLERHRAALVWADRLGRPVAPMWRTTDFGYLRLHEGRARPHPRYGLAALASWVRRLADTFGDATAYVYFNNDPGGAAVVDAVAFARLAQRAGHPASRVPTA; encoded by the coding sequence ATGAGGGGAATGATTCTGGTGGGCACGTCCGGCTGGCAGTACCGCGACTGGCGGGACCGGTTCTATCCGGCCGGTCTGCCCCAGCGGCGGTGGCTGGAACACTACGCCGAACGGTTCGCCACGGTGGAGGTCAACAACGCCTTCTACCGGCTGCCGGAGCGGGACACGTTCGCCGCGTGGCGGGCCCGGACACCGGACGACTTCTGCGTGGCGGTGAAGATGAGCCGCTACCTGACGCACGTCAAGCGGCTGCGGGAGCCGGCCGAACCGGTGGCGCGTTTCCTCGACCGGGCGACCGCGCTCGGCGACCGGCTCGGCCCGGTCCTGGTGCAGCTCCCGCCCAACCTGCGCGCCGACGTGCCGGCGTTGGACGCCACGCTGCGGCTCTTCCCGGAGCGGGTGCGGGTGGCGGTGGAGCCCCGCCACCCGTCCTGGTGGACGGCCGAGACCCGGGCGGTGCTGGAGCGGCACCGGGCGGCGCTGGTGTGGGCCGACCGGTTGGGCCGACCGGTCGCGCCGATGTGGCGTACCACCGACTTCGGCTACCTGCGGCTGCACGAGGGACGCGCCCGGCCGCACCCCCGCTACGGGCTTGCGGCGCTCGCCTCCTGGGTACGCCGGCTCGCCGACACGTTCGGCGACGCCACCGCGTACGTCTACTTCAACAACGACCCGGGCGGCGCCGCCGTCGTCGACGCGGTCGCGTTCGCCCGCCTCGCCCAGCGCGCCGGGCACCCGGCGAGCCGGGTCCCGACGGCGTGA
- a CDS encoding DUF72 domain-containing protein, producing the protein MGDIKVGTASWTDRTLLDSGWYPQTADTPEKRLAYYARRFPLVEVDATYYSPPAERTARLWAERTPAGFTFNVKAFSLLTGHPTKVSALYKDLRPETDKRTVYPDALPAQAYEEVWTRFLSALDPLVDAGKLGALLFQFPPWFTIKRDNKQYLLEVARRCAPLRAVYEFRHASWFDGANRDETLAFLREHRLPYVCVDMPQGHRSSVPPVLAATADLAVVRFHGHSDKWTSKDIHEKFGYRYSDRELRDWAPRLRELADSAEQTHVLMNNCYRDYAQTNATTLAGLLDAD; encoded by the coding sequence ATGGGTGACATCAAGGTGGGCACCGCGTCCTGGACCGACCGGACCCTGTTGGACTCCGGCTGGTATCCGCAGACGGCCGACACGCCGGAGAAGCGCCTCGCGTACTACGCCCGCCGGTTCCCCCTGGTCGAGGTGGACGCCACCTACTACTCGCCGCCGGCCGAGCGCACCGCACGGCTGTGGGCGGAGCGCACACCGGCCGGCTTCACGTTCAACGTCAAGGCGTTCAGCCTCCTGACCGGGCATCCGACGAAGGTCAGCGCCCTCTACAAGGACCTGCGTCCGGAGACGGACAAGCGCACTGTCTACCCCGACGCGCTGCCCGCCCAGGCGTACGAGGAGGTGTGGACGCGCTTCCTGTCCGCGCTCGACCCGCTGGTCGACGCGGGCAAGCTGGGCGCCCTGCTGTTCCAGTTCCCGCCGTGGTTCACCATCAAGCGGGACAACAAGCAGTACCTGCTGGAGGTGGCCCGGCGCTGCGCACCCCTGCGGGCGGTCTACGAGTTCCGCCACGCGTCCTGGTTCGACGGCGCCAACCGCGACGAGACACTCGCGTTCCTGCGCGAGCACCGGCTGCCGTACGTCTGCGTGGACATGCCGCAGGGGCACCGCTCGTCGGTGCCGCCGGTGCTGGCCGCCACCGCGGACCTCGCGGTCGTGCGGTTCCACGGGCACAGCGACAAGTGGACGAGCAAGGACATCCACGAGAAGTTCGGCTACCGCTACTCCGACCGGGAGCTGCGGGACTGGGCGCCCCGGCTGCGCGAGCTCGCCGACTCGGCGGAGCAGACCCACGTTCTCATGAACAACTGCTACCGCGACTACGCCCAGACCAACGCCACCACCCTCGCCGGTCTGCTCGACGCGGACTGA
- a CDS encoding cupin domain-containing protein produces MTHLDPPGGHGRPAVASAEPAAALARCVSVEPAKFAAAHWGRTPLLSRADELPNPAGFTDLLSPADADELLSRRGLRTPFLRIAKGGELVPAGRWTGGGGAGAEIGDQVLDERVLEQYAGGATLVLQGLHRLWPALVDFTRDLSLALAQPLQVNAYLTPPGNQGFATHYDTHDVFVLQVDGRKHWRIHPPVLPDPLERQPWGGRADEVTATAQGPAALDVVLAPGDALYLPRGWLHSAQAQESSSLHLTVGVRALTRYALVEELLALAAEDPRLRASLPFGTDVADPDAIEPELTETVEALRDWLLRADPAALAGRLRQRAWPASRPAPIRPLAQAAALTALDADARLSPRAGLRWQLVPRDDDRVALRLFDRTITLPAQCEPAVRALLTGTATRVGDLPGLPDDDDRLVLARRLLREAVVVPA; encoded by the coding sequence GTGACGCACCTCGACCCGCCGGGCGGCCACGGCCGTCCGGCGGTCGCGTCCGCCGAACCGGCGGCGGCGCTCGCCCGCTGCGTGTCCGTCGAACCCGCGAAGTTCGCCGCCGCGCACTGGGGGCGGACACCACTGCTGTCCCGCGCCGACGAGCTGCCCAACCCGGCCGGCTTCACCGACCTGCTCAGCCCGGCCGACGCCGACGAGCTGCTCAGCCGGCGAGGTCTGCGTACCCCCTTCCTGCGGATCGCGAAGGGCGGCGAGCTCGTCCCGGCGGGCCGCTGGACCGGCGGCGGCGGCGCCGGCGCCGAGATCGGCGACCAGGTGCTCGACGAGCGGGTGCTGGAGCAGTACGCGGGCGGCGCCACGCTGGTCCTGCAGGGCCTGCACCGCCTCTGGCCGGCCCTGGTCGACTTCACCCGCGACCTGAGCCTCGCGCTCGCCCAGCCGCTGCAGGTCAACGCCTATCTCACCCCGCCCGGCAACCAGGGGTTCGCCACCCACTACGACACCCACGACGTGTTCGTGCTCCAGGTGGACGGCCGCAAGCACTGGCGGATCCACCCGCCGGTCCTGCCGGACCCGCTGGAGCGTCAACCCTGGGGCGGCCGCGCCGACGAGGTCACCGCGACCGCGCAGGGGCCGGCCGCGCTCGACGTGGTCCTCGCCCCCGGCGACGCGCTCTACCTGCCCCGGGGCTGGCTGCACAGCGCGCAGGCTCAGGAGTCCAGCTCGCTGCACCTCACGGTGGGCGTTCGCGCGCTGACCCGCTACGCGCTCGTGGAGGAGCTGCTGGCGCTGGCGGCCGAGGATCCCCGGCTGCGGGCCAGCCTGCCGTTCGGCACCGACGTGGCCGACCCGGACGCCATCGAGCCGGAGCTCACCGAGACCGTCGAGGCGCTGCGCGACTGGCTGCTGCGGGCCGACCCGGCGGCGCTGGCCGGCCGCCTGCGGCAGCGAGCCTGGCCGGCGTCTCGGCCGGCGCCGATCCGGCCGCTCGCCCAGGCCGCCGCGCTGACCGCCCTCGACGCCGACGCCCGGCTGAGCCCGCGCGCCGGCCTGCGCTGGCAGCTCGTGCCGCGGGACGACGACCGGGTGGCGCTGCGCCTGTTCGACCGCACGATCACGCTGCCCGCCCAGTGCGAGCCGGCCGTTCGGGCGCTGCTCACCGGCACGGCCACCCGCGTCGGCGACCTGCCCGGCCTGCCGGACGACGACGACCGGCTGGTCCTCGCGCGCCGCCTGCTCCGGGAGGCGGTCGTGGTCCCGGCCTGA
- a CDS encoding FtsK/SpoIIIE domain-containing protein: MADRRAQLVTRVRDTLADALGATRTRLSAAQADLTAGRERLSRIRRAAAAVPERVGAERDRRLAEIDARHAARLAELARRAAAAAEREAPGAASEQWPQWKATPAGRGEPAGALRIGAVRIPGAEPVPALVPLLDSGHVHLGGDDREGCDSVVSALLLRALGRAEPGAVRLIGYDPEHLGGGLAGFAPLGTAGLLTFVGPGGLARLLDDLVEQIRRINETVLAGEHGSLRELAAATGRRPEPWRVAVLLGGDELSRHERGQLDRVVRTGAACGVHLVVRGVPLPDDPTVTRVVAEAAGARVGGPPGLPVRLDPPPPATLVTETCREVASRVNAGPPPTPFTDLLPPPERMWQEDSATGLSAPIGEGPHGRPVHLTLGDYPPHALIGGPSGTGKTNLIFAWIGALAARYSPAELEFYLLDFKEGVSFARFAQGRRDPSWLPHMRLVGINVNTDREFGLALLRFLAEELRRRADAAKKHEVTKLAELRAVDPTGRWPRIVAVVDEFQMLLAGRDVVAREAADLLEDLARRGRSQGIHLVLASQDVRGIEALWGRPALVAQFTLRIALPKALRILAERNDAAQSLPRWHAVVNAESGLPEGNEVARIPSASDWETWSGLQHRLWRMRPQDAAPARLFDGDAIPRLADAPDFRALRPEAGTPRGPVALLGEIIDVQARSAALRLPRAPGRNLAVLGTRVDEACAVLDAAARSLARQHRPGTARFSIACLDPDADPVARALYDDLADDAAWYDEETVSELMAETADGLTAAGDPHYLLLFAVDAAAGSLAARVGRRTGLEQLRRILHDGPERRTHVLAWWRGVARMRADLGGPAARTDQIGAWVALDTHGGELGSSLYPGTGGPDWYPRPWRGLFFDRAVHRTGQVIIPYGPSR, encoded by the coding sequence ATGGCTGACCGGCGCGCCCAGCTGGTCACCCGGGTCCGGGACACGCTCGCCGACGCCCTCGGCGCGACCCGCACCCGGCTGTCCGCCGCGCAGGCCGACCTGACCGCCGGGCGCGAGCGGCTGTCCCGGATCCGCCGCGCCGCGGCGGCCGTGCCGGAGCGGGTCGGCGCCGAACGGGACCGCCGGCTCGCCGAGATCGACGCGCGGCACGCGGCACGGCTCGCCGAGCTCGCCCGCCGGGCCGCTGCGGCCGCCGAGCGGGAGGCGCCGGGCGCGGCCAGCGAGCAGTGGCCACAGTGGAAGGCCACGCCCGCCGGGCGGGGTGAGCCGGCCGGCGCGCTGCGCATCGGCGCCGTCCGCATCCCCGGCGCCGAGCCGGTGCCGGCGCTGGTGCCGCTGCTCGACAGCGGGCACGTCCACCTGGGCGGCGACGACCGCGAGGGCTGCGACTCCGTGGTCTCGGCGCTGCTGCTGCGGGCCCTCGGCCGGGCCGAGCCGGGCGCGGTCCGCCTGATCGGGTACGACCCGGAGCACCTGGGCGGCGGGCTCGCCGGTTTCGCCCCGCTCGGCACCGCCGGGTTGCTCACCTTCGTCGGCCCGGGTGGCCTCGCCCGGCTCCTCGACGACCTGGTGGAGCAGATCCGCCGGATCAACGAGACGGTGCTGGCCGGCGAGCACGGCTCGCTGCGCGAGCTGGCCGCCGCGACGGGCCGCCGACCCGAGCCGTGGCGGGTGGCGGTGCTGCTCGGCGGCGACGAGCTGTCCCGGCACGAGCGCGGTCAACTCGACCGGGTGGTCCGCACCGGCGCGGCGTGCGGGGTGCACCTGGTCGTCCGCGGTGTGCCGCTGCCCGACGACCCGACCGTCACCCGGGTGGTCGCCGAGGCCGCCGGCGCCCGGGTGGGCGGCCCGCCGGGCCTGCCCGTACGGCTCGACCCGCCGCCGCCGGCCACCCTGGTCACCGAAACCTGCCGGGAGGTGGCGTCCCGGGTCAACGCCGGCCCGCCGCCGACGCCGTTCACCGACCTGCTGCCGCCGCCCGAGCGGATGTGGCAGGAGGATTCGGCCACCGGGCTCAGCGCGCCGATCGGCGAGGGTCCGCACGGCCGGCCGGTCCACCTCACCCTCGGCGACTATCCGCCGCACGCGCTGATCGGCGGGCCGTCGGGCACCGGCAAGACCAACCTCATCTTCGCCTGGATCGGCGCTCTGGCCGCCCGCTACTCCCCCGCCGAACTGGAGTTCTACCTGCTCGACTTCAAGGAGGGCGTGTCGTTCGCCCGGTTCGCGCAGGGTCGGCGCGACCCGAGCTGGCTGCCGCACATGCGCCTGGTCGGCATCAACGTCAACACCGACCGGGAGTTCGGTCTGGCGCTGCTGCGCTTCCTCGCCGAGGAGCTGCGCCGGCGCGCCGACGCGGCCAAGAAACACGAGGTCACCAAGCTCGCCGAGCTGCGTGCGGTGGACCCGACCGGGCGCTGGCCCCGGATCGTCGCGGTGGTGGACGAGTTCCAGATGCTGCTCGCCGGGCGGGACGTGGTGGCGCGGGAGGCCGCCGACCTGCTGGAGGACCTGGCCCGCCGGGGCCGTTCGCAGGGCATCCACCTGGTCCTCGCCTCGCAGGACGTCCGGGGCATCGAGGCGCTGTGGGGCCGCCCCGCGCTGGTCGCCCAGTTCACGCTCCGCATCGCCCTGCCGAAGGCGCTGCGCATCCTGGCCGAACGCAACGACGCCGCCCAGTCGCTGCCCCGCTGGCACGCGGTGGTGAACGCCGAGTCCGGTCTGCCGGAGGGCAACGAGGTCGCCCGGATCCCGTCGGCCAGCGACTGGGAGACGTGGAGCGGCCTGCAGCACCGGCTGTGGCGGATGCGCCCCCAGGACGCCGCACCGGCCCGGCTCTTCGACGGTGACGCCATCCCCCGGCTCGCCGACGCCCCGGACTTCCGGGCCCTGCGCCCCGAGGCCGGCACCCCGCGCGGCCCGGTCGCGCTGCTCGGCGAGATCATCGACGTGCAGGCCCGCTCGGCGGCGCTGCGGCTGCCCCGCGCGCCGGGCCGGAACCTGGCGGTCCTCGGCACCCGGGTCGACGAGGCGTGCGCCGTGCTCGACGCGGCGGCCCGGTCCCTCGCCCGGCAGCACCGGCCCGGCACCGCCCGGTTCTCCATCGCCTGCCTCGACCCGGACGCCGACCCGGTGGCGCGTGCCCTCTACGACGACCTCGCGGACGACGCCGCCTGGTACGACGAAGAGACCGTGTCGGAGCTGATGGCCGAGACGGCGGACGGGCTCACCGCCGCCGGTGACCCGCACTACCTGCTGCTCTTCGCGGTCGACGCGGCGGCCGGTTCGCTCGCCGCCCGGGTCGGCCGACGCACCGGCCTGGAGCAACTGCGCCGCATCCTCCACGACGGGCCGGAGCGGCGTACGCACGTGCTGGCCTGGTGGCGCGGCGTCGCCCGGATGCGCGCCGACCTGGGCGGGCCGGCGGCGCGCACCGACCAGATCGGGGCGTGGGTGGCGCTGGACACCCACGGCGGCGAGCTGGGCTCGTCCCTCTATCCCGGCACCGGCGGCCCGGACTGGTATCCGCGGCCGTGGCGCGGCCTGTTCTTCGACCGCGCGGTCCACCGCACCGGCCAGGTCATCATCCCCTATGGGCCGTCCCGATGA
- a CDS encoding DUF2267 domain-containing protein: MAEQLISAFESSLDKTNLILKDIESAYGWPKAQRNQSYAALRTVLHLLRDRLPVQESVEFAQQLPILVRGIYFDGWRPSDVPVKLNREDFLYEVRQGFPYDVEGGPERITQVVLDTLRKHVTQGEWQEVKDTMPRDLARMMP, from the coding sequence ATGGCTGAGCAGTTGATATCGGCGTTCGAGTCCTCGCTGGACAAGACGAACCTGATCCTGAAGGACATCGAGAGCGCCTACGGCTGGCCGAAGGCGCAGCGCAACCAGTCCTACGCGGCGTTGCGGACGGTACTGCACCTGCTGCGGGACCGACTGCCCGTGCAGGAGAGCGTCGAGTTCGCGCAGCAGTTGCCGATCCTGGTACGCGGCATCTACTTCGACGGCTGGCGTCCGTCCGACGTGCCGGTGAAGCTGAACCGCGAGGACTTCCTCTACGAGGTCCGGCAGGGCTTCCCGTACGACGTCGAAGGCGGCCCGGAGCGGATCACCCAGGTGGTCCTGGACACGCTGCGCAAGCACGTCACCCAGGGTGAGTGGCAGGAGGTCAAGGACACCATGCCGCGCGACCTGGCGAGGATGATGCCCTGA